In Salvia miltiorrhiza cultivar Shanhuang (shh) chromosome 4, IMPLAD_Smil_shh, whole genome shotgun sequence, the DNA window AACATAGTAAAACAGGAATGATTCTGTGCTATGGTGACTCGAAGAAATCAGGTCAATCTCAACTTTTTTAAACGGACAACCTCTCGTTAATGAGGGTCGGGTTTTTTGTTCTTTTATACGTCGGGTCGGGTTGGGTTTGGGCGGGCGGGTGGGTGTAGTAGGAGTTTTTGCGAATGTTTTTTGTTGGATAAACCCTAATTTCTAATAGACGACTGAttcatttcaaaaataaatgagGTGCGTAGCGTCCACGTTTGGCTCCTCTATAAAAGAAAGCTTCACACATTAGCCTAACAAATTCACGCAGTCACCCCTTGTTCACAAACGCAACCAGTCTCTAACAAATCATGGCTTCTCTTCTCGTCGGGCCACCTGAAATCTACGCACAATCGTCGTCCTCCGCCGCCACCGATGATGTACACATCAGAACAATGGTCTCAAATTTCCGCCGGAATTCTCTATTCGGTTACTGGCCTGAAATGGCCCCCACCGAAAATATTTGTCCGACGTTTCTATCGACGGGCAACCCCTGTCTGGATTTCTTCTTCCATGTCGTCCCCGACACGCCGCCGGAAACCTTGATCAACCGCCTGCGGCTCGCCTGGGATCACGACCCATTGAAGGCCCTGAAGCTTGTCTGCAATCTCCGAGGGGTCAGAGGCACCGGAAAATCTGACAAAGAAGGATTCTACACAGCCGCGCTGTGGCTGCACCATCGCCACTccaaaaccctagccgccaACGTAGCTGCTTTCGCGGATTTCGGCTACCTAAAAGATTTGCTGGAGATCCTTTTCCGGATCCTAGAAGGGCCCAAGGCGCGACAATCGGCGAAAGAGATGGGGGAGAAGTGGAAAGTTTGGAAATGGGCCAAGGCGGAGTGGGTGCGTGTAAAAAAGGAGATGAGGAATTGTGGTACAACACCAAATCCACATTTGTTTACGACGAAGCAAATTTTGAAGGCTCAGTTGATGGAGCGTAGGAGAAATCTGGAAACGGGGCAAACCCGCCAAGAGAAGAGGCTGAAGATGGCCAAGAGGGCTGTGAAGATGTATAATGAGGATCCCAATTTCAAGTTGTTGCACGACCAAGTCTCAGATGTCTTCGCGCAGCGGTTGAGATCGGATATGGAGATGCTGAAATCGGGGGATCTGAACAAGATCAGCCTCGCCGCGAAATGGTGCCCCTCTCTGGATTCGTCGTTCGACAGAATAACCCTGCTGTGTGAAACCATAGCGAAGAAGGTGTTTCCGAGGGCGGAATATGCAGAGTATCAAGGCGTGGAGGAGGCGCATTACGCGTATCGTGTGAGGGATCGTTTGAGGAAGGAGGTGCTGGTGCCGCTGCGGAAGCGGAAGCGGCACAACGGAGGCAATTATTCATACAAGAGAGTGGCGTCTGTGGCTATGAAGACCAACTGCCAAAACTTTTACGTGCACGACGGGGAAAAGTTTAGCGAGTACCTTGATAGAGTGAGGTCCGGCGAGGCCAAGATCGCAGCTGGTGCGTTGCTCCCTCATGAGATGACCGCCGCCTTCGCCTCTCGGAATGAAGATAGCCTAGCCGCCAAAGTGTCGGAGCTTCAGTGGAAGAGGATGGTGGAGGACATGGCGAAGAAGGGGAAACTGAGCAATTGCCTTGCAGTCTCTGATGTTTCCGGTGCGAGGTTGAATGGCTTCCCGATGGAGGCGTCAGTGGCACTCGGAGTTCTGGTGTCGGAGCTGAGCGAAGAGCCGTGGAAGGGGAAGCTCATCACTTTCAACAGAACCCCACAGCTCCACATACTCGAGGGAGATAGCTTGAAGGGGAAGGTGAATTTGGTGAGACGACATATGCAGACGCGGTTAGGGAACACCAGTGATTTGCAGAAGGTGTTTGATGTGATACTGCAAGTGGCGGAGAAGGGGAAGTTGAAGGCGGAGGAGATGATAAAGAGGCTGTTTGTGTTCAGCGATATGGAATTCGACAACGCGTCGCTGAATCCGTGGGAGACGGATTATGAGGTCATCGTGAGGAAGTTTAGAGAGAAGGGATATGGAGAATGCGTGCCGGAGATTGTGTTTTGGAATTTGAAGGATTCAAAGGCGACGCCTGTGCCGGCGAACCAGCCGGGGGTGGCGCTGGTGAGCGGCTACTCCAAGAATTTGATGACTTTGTTTCTTGAAGAGGGCGGAGTAATGGATCCAGTGGCGGTGATGGAAGCCGCAATTTCTGGGGAAGAGTATAACAAACTGGTTGTTTTAGATTGATTCAATTACTATATGCTAGTAAAAGATATCCCGTCTTTTATCAAAGCCTGGAAATGCTATTTACTTATTTTGAaacataaatttataaaatatataaattatattcattAAGATTTTTTATATCGTTATGTTGAACATCAGTGCATGTTAATACGCATTTATCGAGCTAATTAGTTGTTAAACAAGATCATACtttttagtatttttaaaaCGAGGACTTGTCTTATGAaattttacaaatttaaaaatgaggactataactttgatttttaacGTTTATAATCCTAATTTGGGCCCATAATCAATTATTTGGACTATTGATGACACCTAAAGCCCCGTTGCAGACTTGGACGTGCCATGTCAcctttttgctatttttttttttacttttttgtaTTATCAAATTTCTGCACATTTTAgcctaaaataaaattttaattaaaatttattcattttcagttagaattttctaattagaactgattaattaatttaactaaaatataaataaataaataaataagaagagAATGAGCACTTTTGTTGAACTGGGAAAGGCCTCTTTTCATGACCTAGCCGTCTCCTTTCTCTCCATTGGTTTTGCCGGCATGGATTCCGGTAGCTCGCCTCTTAGCGCCCAGGATCGTTCGGCTCTCAACCTTCCAATTGTTTCCTCCAACTTCTCGCCGTCGTCGGCTACTGCTTCAGACTCCTTGCATGGGAGGGCTGCTGATAACCCTAGTTTTCTAAACCCTAGTTCGCCAAAAGCTACTGCTAAAAACCCTACCCCCAAGGGTGCTGCAAACTCGAATGGATCAAGGGATACGTCTTCTGCAGAACAGGAAAACAGGCAGCCCATGAATTATGCTGCGGTGGTTGCACCTAGGGCTAGGCCGCCTGATCTCCCGGCGCACAGGTATCAAGCGCTGAACGCCAAAACCGGAGGGGAGGTGGATTTTCTACCGATTCCTAAGGAATTCTACAGGAAAAGAGTCGAGGAATTTAAGTTCGCGCTGATAGGGAGGTTGATGATTCGAAAAGGGGTTAAACCACGTTTAACTCATGAAATAAAAGCGGAGCTTCAGAATATTTGGGGAATTCCTAATGATTGGCAGCTCATAACCATGGGGAAAGGATTTTACACTCTTAAATTCCGCTCTTTGGAGGATAAGAAGGCTGCGAAAGCAAACCTGGTTCAAGAGTTGAAGGATGGGCAGTTACGCCTTCGCGAGTGGGTTCCAAAATTCAACCCTTATAAGGAGGTTTCCGCCCTAGCACAAGTTTGGGTACGTATTTACTACTTACCCATTGAATTATGGCATCCGGAAGTTGTTGCGGCAATTGGACGTTACCTTGGAAATCCGATAAAAGTGGATGGTTGCTTGGGGGCGGGTGAAGTGGGACACTACGCGCGCGTGTTGGTGGAGCTTGACATGTCTCTCCCTCTCAGGGAGGCACTTAGGATGGATGAAGGGGATAGTGCTTTTCATGTAGAATTTTACTATGAAAATCTTCCCATTTTTTGCTCGCGTTGTAAGATCACAGGACACTCCACAGATAAATGTCGGAAAGCAAAGAACTCGAACCAGGATAGGGGGAGTGCGGGAGTGGAGGTTATTAACTCTGGAGATAAGGAGATTGAGCCTAAAAAACCTGTTAAGGAGTGGCAGTCGAAACCCAACAAGGGAGGCTCAGGGAGCAGAAACGGACAGATGCATGAAGCTACTGCTGGCAACAGATTTGAGGTTCTGGAGAACGTCAATGAAGCTACGAATGAGGAGATCTCTGGGCCGGACCTCCTGGAAAAAGTTTTAAGTGCTCAAGTTCAGGAGACGTTGGAGGGTAATAATACTGATTTGGCACCGGAGAAGGAACAGACGGCTGACGTGAACGCCCTCATTGAAGTTACCACTTCGAAGGACGATCAGGAAGTTAATCTTAAGAATGACAGAGACGAGAAGACCCAGGCGGCTGAGTCTAGTATTAATGATAAGGAGGAAGATACTTCGGCTTTGAAAGCTTTAGCTTTGGAAAATGCTTTGAAAATTCAACAGCTCGAGTCGCTCATTGTCGGCCTCTCGGCGGAGGAAGCCCAAACTGTTAAACGTGGGCGTGGGAGACCGCCCAAAGAAGCAGGATGCGGAGGTCGTTCTGGAGTTGTTCTAGTTACTACGAATGCGGGAGATTCGATCAAAAATAGACTCAGAAAGGCTATAGATATGGGGCACAGCCCGAAGAACTTTATCATAGAGCAACCAGTGAGGCCAAGTATCATCACTATGCATAATTTAGCTGCTCAGAGCTGGGCTGATCAAGTGGAGATGGAGGATACTCCATCGCCTAATTTCTAATCTTTGATTATGAATATGCTCGTTTGGAACGTCCGTGGTCTTACAGACGAATCTAAAAAGATGTTAAGGGAGCATTGCCGCTCCTTTTCTCCTATCATTCTGGGGATTATTGAACCAAAATCTAGCTTCCACAAAACGCGGCCGGGTTTCTGGTATTCCTTAAATCTCGTTCCTCGTCACCAAAATTGTCGGTTGTCTAGACGCTCTAATATATGGTTTTTTGCTCAACCGTCTGTTGTTACTACTATCTGCTTTTCTTCGGAGCAGGTGATTATTGCGGATTGTTCCTGGCAGAATACTTCGTTTCGGGTGGCTATTATTCACGAAGCCAACGATCCGATTCTCAGAAGAGATCTTTTACAGTTCATTGATGGTAATACTGTGTTTATAGGGGACTTCAATGCCATCAAGGGCGCTCATGAGCGTCTGAGCTTCGTTTTGCCTGCTAGGGGACCTTGTTTggagttttgtgattttattaaCTCTACAGGTTTCATTGAGCCGGCCACCTCCGGGCTGTTTTACACTTGGTCTGGGCGACGGTTTCTTCCGGAACATGTGGAGTCTTTGCTTGATCGAGCTCTGGTCTCGAATTCTTTTGTCGATCTTTGGAGTGGAGTCAGCACGCAGGTGCTGCCCAGGGTGACTTCTGATCACTCCCCCGTAGTTCTGCTTTGCCGGCCGAGAGCAGCTCAGGGAAAGAGGTCGTTCCGTTTTCTCAATATGTGGATCGAACACCCGGACTTCTTGACGGTGGTGCGAGATTCATGGGAAGATGCGGTGAACACGCCGTGCCCGATTCTCACGGTGATGCTTAAACTGAAAAGATTGAAAGGGAAACTTCGGGATTGGAATAGGACTGGATTTGGTAATATTGATGCTCAACTTGCTACTCTACAGCAGGAGCTTGCTGTTATCCAAGGCCATATTTCCGCGCATGGttataataaggataattttAATGAGGAGGTCACGAAACAGGCGGCCATCACAACCATTCTTAATCGCAAAAATACTCATTTACAGCAAATGAGCAGAATCTCTTGGTTGAAGGATGGAGACCGAAATACGAAGTTCTTTCACAGAATGCTCCGTTTCAGAAATTCCAGTTCGCCTATTGGGCATCTTAATATTGGAGGGGTTATTTCTTATGATCAGAATGCCATCGAGCAGCACATTATTGAGCATTTTACTAATCTCTTCTCTCAGGATACGAGGCAAAATgtggagattgtggagttggagGCTATTATTGATATGCAGGTTACTACTGAGCAGAATCAGGATCTCACGGCTATTCCTTCTGAGCTGGAAATTGCGGCGACGGTCATGGGAATGGAAGCTAATAGCGCGCCCGGTCCGGATGGTTTCTCGGGTATCTTTTTTCGCCATTGCTGGAACATTGTTAAGTTTGATGTCATTAGAGCGGTTCGGGGGTTTTTCCTGAACTCTTATCTCCCCAATGGATGCAATGCCAACACCCTGGTTTTAATCCCTAAAACCGACTCGATCTCCTCGGTCTCTGATCTCAGGCCAATTATCTTatcgaatttcttcttcaagatTATCTCCAAAATCTTGGCGGTCAGGTTAAATAAAGTTGTTGCGGCCACGGTCTCCCAAAATCAGTTTGGGTTTATTAGTGGGCGTTCCATTCATGACTGCATCATGCTTGGATCCGAGGGGTTCAATTGTATGGACCGCACCAATCAAGGCTCTAATATGGCCTGCAAAATCGACATCAAGAAAGCCTTTGACACGATGAGCTGGGATTTCATCTTCAAGGTCCTTAAAGTTATGGGTTTCCAGGAGAAGTTCATCTTTTGGATTTCCATAATTTTTCATTTCGCCAGGATCTCCATTCTCTACAACGGCAGGCTCAGCGGCTATTTCCCCTGCACCCGTGGTGTCAGGCAAGGGGACCCGCTTTCTCCCATTATTTTTGGCATCGCGGAGGATGTGCTCagtaatttattcattaattgtGTTAACTCGAGAAATCTCATTCCTATGAGTTTCAGTCGGAGCATGAATTTCCCTACTCATTTGCTTTATGCTGATGATGTGTTGCTTTTCTGTAAAGCTTCAAGCCGTAATGCGAAGAAGATTAAACATATTCTGGAGTACTATGAGTCGATTTCCGGCCAGGTTTGTAGTTTGGAAAAGTCGCGGATTTACTATGCGAAGGGTGTTACCACTCCAATGAAACGAGGCATTAGCCATGCTTTGGGTTTCACGCAGGGTGAATTACTTAGGTTCTCCCCTTTTTGTTAGAAGACCGAAGGCGTCCCATTTGACTGGCATCAAGGATCGCATTGTGCAGAAGTTCTCTAGATGGGCGGGTCTTAATCTTTCTATGGCTGGTCGACTCTGTCTTGTCAAATCGGTTATACAAAGTTCCATCATTCACACTATGATGGTCTTCCGTTGGCCAAAGTCCCTTCTTTATGATTTGGATCGCAGCTGCAGAAATTTTATCTGGACGGGGAAAATGGATTTAAAGCCTTCGTGCGCTGTTAAATGGAGTAGATGTTGCGCTATTAAAGAAGAGGGAGGCCTTGGAATTCGCTCTTTTACTATAATGAATAAAAGCTATCTTATGCGGATGGCGTGGAAGCTTATTAAAGGGGAGGAGTTCCCACACCGGTTGATGAGGTCGAGATATCTGGATAAGTTTGGTCATGCTAAAAAACATGTGGCTAATTCTTCGGTCTGGGTTGGCTTGAAACATGAGGTGGACGGTCTGGTGAATCTTTCTTTTGCGGAGATTGGAGACGGCGTCAATACTTTATTTTGGACGGATGATTGGTTGGGCTATAGGCTTTGCGATCGACTCTCGGTTCCTTCATTCCTCCATGGTCTTCTCACGCATTCTGTGGCAGATTACTACTTCGATGATTGTTGgcatttttctgaaaattttgtgCTGAACTTCCCTGAGATAGTTTGTGATATTCTTATTCTTCCGATGAACTCCGGATCGGATACTCGGTTTTGGAAACCTTCCCTTAGTGGCAACATCACTTCTGCTCTTGCCTTTGCTAATAGCTGCCATAGGTTTCCTAAAGTCTCTTGGGGCAAGTGGATTTGGGATGCGGCGATTCCTGTGAGAAGATCGTTAGTTTGTTGGCGTATTATTCACGGTCAGCTCCCGACTATGGATTGCTTGATTCGACAAGGCTTGGTGGCGCCCAATGCTTGTCTGATTTGTTGGAACAACGCGGAGACTATTTCACACGTTTTTTGGGAGTGTAGGGAGGTTCGACATATCTGGGAGGAATTTTTGGGTTGGTTTGGGCAGTCCATGCTATTGGACTATTTAGATATCACGAGTTTCCTTGCCTTGGCTTGGAATGTCTCTTTCAGTTCGCTGCTTCATCGTCTTTGGAATGTGGGCATTATAAGTCTTCTTTGGATTATTTGGCAGAGTCGTAACAATGCTATCT includes these proteins:
- the LOC131023368 gene encoding uncharacterized protein LOC131023368, which produces MASLLVGPPEIYAQSSSSAATDDVHIRTMVSNFRRNSLFGYWPEMAPTENICPTFLSTGNPCLDFFFHVVPDTPPETLINRLRLAWDHDPLKALKLVCNLRGVRGTGKSDKEGFYTAALWLHHRHSKTLAANVAAFADFGYLKDLLEILFRILEGPKARQSAKEMGEKWKVWKWAKAEWVRVKKEMRNCGTTPNPHLFTTKQILKAQLMERRRNLETGQTRQEKRLKMAKRAVKMYNEDPNFKLLHDQVSDVFAQRLRSDMEMLKSGDLNKISLAAKWCPSLDSSFDRITLLCETIAKKVFPRAEYAEYQGVEEAHYAYRVRDRLRKEVLVPLRKRKRHNGGNYSYKRVASVAMKTNCQNFYVHDGEKFSEYLDRVRSGEAKIAAGALLPHEMTAAFASRNEDSLAAKVSELQWKRMVEDMAKKGKLSNCLAVSDVSGARLNGFPMEASVALGVLVSELSEEPWKGKLITFNRTPQLHILEGDSLKGKVNLVRRHMQTRLGNTSDLQKVFDVILQVAEKGKLKAEEMIKRLFVFSDMEFDNASLNPWETDYEVIVRKFREKGYGECVPEIVFWNLKDSKATPVPANQPGVALVSGYSKNLMTLFLEEGGVMDPVAVMEAAISGEEYNKLVVLD